One window of Marinobacterium aestuarii genomic DNA carries:
- a CDS encoding ABC transporter ATP-binding protein: protein MSSNIILQPSALADTQAGHKPLSDTELVLETEALCKYWGGLKALDDLSLQFRDRQLHGIVGPNGAGKSTLLNLLCGTYSPTRGRILHKGEAIESIKPYEFSRRGIGRGFQKTNIYPSATCLENCSIAAQRRVGGSFNIFRSRHSEKLLTEMAEQALEKVGLAHRRDAVASRISYGEQRQLEIATVLATAPCVLLLDEPMAGMGHEESQLIIQLLKTLKQDYCIVLVEHDMDAVFELSDQLTVMVDGQHLITDTVDQVRDDPRVKEAYLGQGDEVI from the coding sequence ATGAGCAGCAATATCATTCTGCAACCCAGCGCCCTTGCCGACACACAGGCGGGCCATAAACCCCTGAGCGATACCGAGCTGGTGCTCGAAACTGAAGCCCTGTGCAAGTACTGGGGCGGCCTCAAGGCACTGGATGATTTGTCGCTGCAATTTCGCGACCGCCAGCTGCATGGCATCGTCGGCCCCAACGGCGCCGGGAAAAGTACCCTGCTGAACCTGCTGTGCGGCACCTACAGCCCCACCCGCGGCCGGATACTGCACAAAGGCGAGGCGATAGAGTCAATCAAGCCCTACGAGTTCAGCAGACGCGGTATTGGCCGCGGCTTTCAGAAAACCAATATCTACCCCAGCGCCACCTGCCTGGAGAACTGCAGCATCGCCGCCCAGCGCCGTGTCGGCGGCAGCTTTAATATCTTCCGCTCACGCCATAGCGAGAAACTGCTGACCGAGATGGCCGAGCAGGCGCTGGAAAAGGTTGGCCTGGCCCACAGGCGCGACGCCGTAGCCTCGCGCATCAGCTACGGCGAACAGCGCCAGCTCGAGATCGCTACTGTGCTGGCCACCGCGCCCTGCGTGTTGCTGCTCGATGAACCCATGGCGGGCATGGGGCATGAAGAATCCCAACTCATCATCCAGCTGCTGAAAACGCTCAAGCAGGATTACTGCATCGTGCTGGTGGAGCACGACATGGATGCGGTGTTCGAGCTATCGGACCAGCTCACGGTGATGGTCGACGGTCAACACCTGATCACCGACACCGTAGACCAGGTGCGGGATGATCCAAGGGTAAAAGAGGCCTATCTGGGTCAAGGCGACGAGGTGATTTGA
- a CDS encoding ABC transporter substrate-binding protein: MHNNKNRLRKLVTACATAGLLGAAVTAANAAEPVKVGVMLPFSGVYAALGDAGRNGLKLALQQNAAQLHGREIEFLELDTEAKPERAPELASSLLDKDKADFIIGPVHSGVAMGMSKVLRNKDAIMIIPNAGAAAATGPLCAPNVFRTSFSSWQPSYPMGKVALDAGYKKVVTMSWNYGMGKESLEAFEESFTAGGGEIVKQILVPFPKTEFQPYITDIAATAPDAVFVFFAGGGAVKFVKDYNALGLSDKIPLLGAGFLTEGTLEAQGDAAEGILTTLHYADNLDNPANHKFRQDYASSFGKPADIYAVQGYDAGLLIAQAMNTLGGDISDRKALIKAMEESTIDSPRGKFTFSKAHNPVQDIYLRKVVNGENQVLSIAAQALEDPARGCKL, translated from the coding sequence ATGCACAACAACAAAAACAGACTGCGCAAACTTGTCACGGCCTGCGCTACTGCCGGCCTGCTCGGTGCTGCTGTTACTGCCGCGAACGCTGCAGAGCCGGTCAAGGTGGGCGTAATGCTGCCCTTCAGCGGTGTCTATGCCGCCCTGGGCGATGCCGGGCGCAACGGTTTGAAACTGGCATTGCAACAGAACGCTGCCCAGCTGCACGGTCGCGAGATTGAATTTCTGGAACTGGATACAGAAGCCAAGCCCGAGCGTGCGCCGGAGCTGGCCTCATCCCTGCTCGACAAGGACAAGGCCGACTTTATTATTGGCCCCGTGCATTCCGGCGTCGCCATGGGCATGTCCAAGGTGCTGCGCAACAAGGATGCCATCATGATCATCCCCAACGCAGGCGCCGCGGCTGCAACCGGGCCCCTCTGTGCACCCAACGTATTTCGCACCTCTTTCTCGTCCTGGCAGCCGTCCTACCCCATGGGCAAGGTCGCCCTCGATGCCGGCTACAAAAAGGTCGTGACCATGAGCTGGAACTACGGCATGGGCAAGGAAAGCCTGGAGGCCTTTGAAGAATCCTTCACCGCCGGCGGCGGCGAGATCGTCAAGCAGATTCTGGTGCCCTTCCCCAAAACCGAGTTCCAGCCCTATATCACCGATATAGCGGCAACCGCACCCGATGCGGTGTTCGTCTTCTTTGCCGGCGGTGGCGCGGTGAAGTTCGTCAAGGACTACAACGCCCTGGGTCTGAGCGACAAGATTCCGCTGCTGGGCGCGGGCTTTTTGACCGAAGGCACACTGGAAGCCCAGGGGGATGCCGCCGAAGGCATTCTCACCACGCTGCATTACGCCGACAACCTGGATAACCCCGCCAACCACAAATTCCGTCAGGATTACGCCAGCAGCTTCGGCAAACCGGCTGATATCTATGCGGTGCAGGGCTATGATGCCGGGCTGCTGATCGCCCAGGCCATGAATACCCTGGGGGGTGATATCAGTGATCGCAAGGCGCTGATCAAGGCGATGGAAGAGAGCACCATCGACAGCCCCCGTGGCAAATTCACCTTCTCCAAAGCCCATAACCCGGTGCAGGATATCTATCTGCGCAAGGTTGTGAACGGCGAAAACCAGGTGCTCAGCATCGCCGCCCAGGCGCTTGAAGACCCGGCCCGCGGCTGCAAGCTGTAG
- a CDS encoding branched-chain amino acid ABC transporter permease, which produces MDITLFLFQLMNGVQYGLLLFLIASGLTLVFGVMGILNLAHGSMYMVGAYLAWYFTNSTGSFGMAAVISAIIALLLGILIERTLIIRLYRRNHLDQVLLTIGLIFVFNALQSLLWGNDPLGVAVPAWLDGAIPLTDMIEYPVYRLFVSGLCILIAIGMYLTINRTRLGMLIRAGESNRDMVECLGVDINRLYTLVFAAGVALAAIAGIVSAPMVSVVPGMGEHVLISCFVVVVIGGMGSIKGAFVGALMVGIVDTFSSIMLPQISSMMIYILMAVVLLIRPKGLFAN; this is translated from the coding sequence ATGGATATAACCCTGTTTCTGTTCCAACTGATGAACGGCGTGCAGTACGGCCTGCTGCTGTTCCTGATCGCCTCCGGCCTGACCCTGGTGTTTGGGGTCATGGGCATTCTGAACCTGGCCCACGGCTCCATGTATATGGTTGGCGCTTACCTGGCCTGGTACTTCACTAACAGTACCGGCAGCTTCGGGATGGCGGCGGTAATCTCCGCCATTATCGCGCTCTTGCTGGGCATACTGATTGAACGCACCCTAATCATCCGCCTGTACCGGCGCAATCACCTGGATCAGGTGCTGCTGACTATCGGTCTGATCTTTGTGTTCAACGCCCTGCAAAGCCTGCTCTGGGGCAACGATCCGCTGGGCGTGGCCGTCCCCGCCTGGCTGGATGGCGCTATCCCGCTGACCGACATGATCGAGTACCCGGTCTATCGGCTGTTCGTTTCAGGCCTGTGCATTCTGATTGCCATCGGCATGTACCTGACCATCAACCGTACCCGCCTTGGCATGCTGATTCGTGCCGGCGAGTCCAACCGCGACATGGTCGAATGCCTGGGGGTGGATATCAATCGCCTCTATACGCTGGTGTTCGCCGCCGGTGTTGCCCTGGCCGCCATCGCCGGCATCGTCTCGGCGCCTATGGTGTCGGTGGTGCCGGGCATGGGCGAGCATGTGCTGATTTCGTGCTTTGTGGTGGTGGTTATCGGCGGTATGGGGTCCATCAAGGGTGCCTTTGTCGGGGCCCTGATGGTGGGCATAGTCGATACCTTTTCCTCTATCATGCTGCCGCAGATATCCAGCATGATGATCTACATCCTGATGGCGGTTGTGCTGCTGATAAGGCCCAAGGGCCTGTTCGCCAACTAA
- a CDS encoding branched-chain amino acid ABC transporter permease, whose translation MFTNRAEKLFVWVFFPLALLMPLLLDQNTYYVNKLATILILSIFVMSLDYLVGRCGLVTLGHALFYGMGGYLFVMLAPEYEAVNFWIYTFYVLAISSVVALIVGFIVLRTSGIYMIMITLALAQMCFYFFSDSTEFGGNDGVFIYVKPETSVFGLNLFDLDNPTHFYYLCLLSLFNCLLFFKLIMRSKFGRIVDAVQENPERTTALGYNVFHFRLASYVIASALGAYAGYLFALQYGFVNPSMLSWQTSGTALVMSILGGLGTLYGAILGTLVYEGLHYGFEHLTENWLLPMGVLIILMVLAFRHGLAGYLESLLEKRK comes from the coding sequence ATGTTTACCAATCGTGCGGAAAAACTGTTTGTCTGGGTGTTCTTCCCGCTGGCGCTGCTGATGCCGCTGCTGCTGGATCAGAACACCTACTATGTTAACAAGCTGGCAACCATCCTGATTCTGTCGATCTTTGTTATGTCGCTGGACTACCTGGTGGGCCGCTGCGGCCTGGTCACCCTGGGCCATGCGCTCTTCTATGGCATGGGGGGCTACCTGTTCGTGATGCTGGCGCCGGAATACGAGGCCGTAAACTTCTGGATTTACACCTTCTATGTTCTGGCAATCTCCTCAGTGGTGGCGCTGATCGTCGGCTTTATAGTGCTGCGCACCAGCGGCATCTACATGATCATGATCACCCTGGCACTGGCGCAGATGTGCTTTTACTTCTTCTCGGACTCAACCGAATTCGGCGGCAATGACGGTGTCTTTATTTACGTCAAACCCGAGACCAGCGTTTTCGGCCTGAACCTGTTCGATCTCGACAACCCGACGCACTTCTACTATCTGTGCCTGCTGTCGCTGTTTAACTGCCTGCTGTTCTTCAAGCTCATCATGCGTTCCAAGTTCGGCCGCATTGTCGATGCCGTGCAGGAAAACCCCGAGCGCACCACGGCGCTGGGCTACAACGTGTTCCATTTCCGCCTGGCCAGCTACGTCATCGCCTCGGCGCTGGGGGCCTACGCCGGTTATCTGTTTGCGCTGCAATACGGCTTCGTCAATCCCTCGATGCTGTCCTGGCAGACCTCCGGCACCGCCCTGGTGATGTCGATACTCGGCGGGCTGGGAACGCTCTACGGCGCCATTCTGGGCACCCTGGTGTATGAGGGCCTGCACTATGGCTTCGAACATCTGACCGAAAACTGGCTGCTGCCCATGGGCGTCCTCATCATTCTGATGGTACTGGCGTTCCGGCATGGTCTGGCCGGATATCTGGAATCCCTGCTGGAGAAACGCAAATGA
- the benB gene encoding benzoate 1,2-dioxygenase small subunit, producing MSPSYHDIEQFIIREARFLDDREWDSWLACYHENVTYWMPAWDDDDELTEDPQTEISLIFYPNKKGLEDRVYRIKTERSGASTLPQPRTTHFTSNLEILSQDDKEVKLRFNWLTKAYRYKTVAEFFGTSYCTLDITGEQPLIRDKKLVLSNDCINQVLDVYHL from the coding sequence ATGAGCCCGAGCTACCACGACATTGAGCAGTTCATTATTCGCGAAGCCCGCTTTCTGGACGACCGTGAATGGGACAGCTGGCTGGCCTGCTATCACGAGAACGTCACCTACTGGATGCCCGCCTGGGATGACGACGATGAGCTGACTGAAGATCCGCAAACCGAGATCTCGCTCATCTTCTATCCCAACAAGAAAGGCCTGGAAGACCGGGTATACCGGATCAAGACCGAGCGGTCCGGCGCCAGCACCCTGCCACAGCCACGCACCACGCACTTCACCAGCAACCTGGAGATCCTGTCTCAGGATGATAAGGAAGTGAAGCTGCGGTTTAACTGGCTGACCAAGGCGTACCGCTACAAAACAGTGGCTGAATTTTTCGGAACCTCTTACTGCACCCTGGACATCACGGGTGAGCAGCCGCTCATCCGCGACAAGAAACTGGTTCTGAGCAACGATTGCATCAATCAGGTGCTTGACGTTTACCACCTGTAA
- a CDS encoding Rieske 2Fe-2S domain-containing protein: MTTKLDKLADKVRNAVVADPETGRYQCDRGIFTDQELFDLEMKYIFEGNWVYLAHENQIPNPGDYYTITLGRQPVVITRAKDGELKALLNTCSHRGATLCRKKRGNKASFTCPFHGWTFRNDGTLLKAKDQKTGGYPEQFNTEGSHDLKQLPKFVNYRGFLFGSLNADVAPLEEYLGETTKIIDNIVDQSEDGLEVLRGSSTYTYEGNWKLTAENGADGYHVGTVHWNYLSTMGQRDYDKGGTEAVDAKSWSADGGFYSFENGHMMLWTRLLNPQVRPIFTQLERLKKTFGEARADSIVGTTKNLLVYPNVYLMDQFSTQIRVTRPIAVNKTEVTIYAFAPKNEPAELRAKRIRQYEDFFNVTGMGTPDDLEEFRACQTGYEAGGMRWNDMSRGANQHWIDGADEHAKQIDMKPIMSGSRPDDEGLYVNHHQHWQLEMTRAIEAERARLIPVTSEETSA; encoded by the coding sequence ATGACGACCAAACTCGACAAGCTCGCAGACAAGGTACGCAATGCCGTTGTCGCCGACCCAGAAACCGGTCGCTATCAGTGCGATCGTGGCATCTTCACGGATCAGGAACTTTTCGATCTGGAAATGAAGTACATTTTCGAAGGCAACTGGGTTTATCTGGCGCACGAAAATCAGATTCCGAATCCGGGTGATTACTACACCATCACCCTGGGCCGCCAGCCGGTGGTGATTACCCGCGCCAAAGATGGCGAACTCAAGGCACTGCTGAACACCTGTTCCCACCGTGGCGCCACTTTGTGCCGCAAAAAGCGTGGCAACAAGGCCTCCTTCACCTGTCCGTTCCACGGCTGGACATTCCGTAACGATGGCACACTGCTCAAAGCCAAAGACCAGAAGACGGGCGGCTATCCGGAACAGTTTAATACCGAAGGTTCCCATGACCTGAAGCAGCTGCCCAAGTTCGTCAATTACCGCGGTTTCCTGTTCGGCAGTCTCAATGCAGATGTGGCTCCACTGGAAGAGTACCTGGGTGAAACAACCAAGATCATCGACAACATCGTGGATCAGTCGGAAGACGGCCTGGAAGTTCTGCGCGGCAGCTCGACCTACACCTACGAAGGCAACTGGAAACTGACCGCTGAAAACGGCGCTGATGGTTATCACGTAGGCACGGTGCACTGGAATTATCTGTCCACCATGGGGCAGCGGGACTACGACAAGGGTGGCACCGAGGCGGTAGACGCCAAGAGCTGGTCTGCCGATGGCGGCTTCTATTCCTTTGAGAACGGCCACATGATGCTGTGGACCCGTCTACTCAACCCGCAAGTGCGTCCGATATTCACCCAGTTGGAGCGCCTGAAAAAGACCTTTGGCGAGGCGCGTGCCGACTCCATCGTTGGCACCACCAAAAACCTTTTGGTGTACCCGAACGTCTATCTGATGGATCAATTCTCCACCCAGATCCGGGTGACGCGTCCGATCGCTGTCAACAAGACAGAAGTGACCATCTACGCCTTTGCTCCGAAAAACGAGCCGGCAGAGCTGCGTGCCAAGCGTATTCGTCAGTATGAAGATTTCTTCAACGTGACAGGCATGGGCACCCCGGATGACCTGGAAGAGTTCCGCGCCTGCCAGACCGGTTACGAAGCAGGCGGCATGCGCTGGAACGACATGAGTCGTGGTGCCAACCAGCACTGGATTGACGGTGCGGACGAGCACGCCAAACAGATCGACATGAAACCCATCATGAGTGGTTCCCGGCCGGACGATGAAGGCCTGTACGTGAACCATCACCAGCACTGGCAGCTTGAGATGACCCGCGCCATAGAGGCCGAACGTGCCCGTCTTATTCCCGTGACCTCAGAGGAGACCTCCGCATGA